A window of Fibrobacter sp. UBA4297 contains these coding sequences:
- a CDS encoding HAD family hydrolase has protein sequence MIAKIFAVGSVAAMFLTGCCDKRASCEDCSKYEEKSAAVQKSAAVPAESRDAATLAEQSKQAVLPEKPQESLSLWNDHAPAKDSLEAFVRATTDSTSPDFIPAERRIAVFDWDGTLFLETAPTYFDWMLFEHRVLDDSTYKPSKKQLKAAREGREKKVFPGLSAERERMVAEAYKGMTLSEFEAYVRAFMQEPQPGFTGLKRGEAYYKPMVEVVKFLTANGFTVYVSSGTERYTMRPVVVDGLGLPPKQIIGSDVVVVSNNQKGADGLAYTFQNGDNLVLAGQSIIKNLQTNKVTTLASEIGYRPVLAFGNSGTDASLLNYAISNNKYRAMGFMLLCDDLDREYGNEAKAEKMRAASEKYGWIPVSMKNDWKTIYGDGVQKAK, from the coding sequence ATGATTGCAAAAATTTTTGCGGTTGGTTCTGTGGCGGCGATGTTCTTGACTGGCTGTTGCGATAAGCGGGCGTCTTGTGAAGATTGCTCGAAATATGAGGAGAAGTCCGCGGCGGTTCAAAAGTCCGCGGCAGTTCCGGCGGAATCTCGGGATGCCGCGACTCTTGCCGAGCAATCCAAGCAAGCCGTACTTCCCGAGAAACCTCAAGAATCTCTTTCGCTTTGGAATGATCATGCTCCTGCGAAAGATTCTCTCGAAGCGTTTGTGCGTGCAACGACTGATTCGACCTCTCCAGATTTTATCCCGGCGGAACGCCGCATTGCTGTTTTCGATTGGGATGGTACGCTGTTCCTCGAAACCGCTCCGACGTATTTTGATTGGATGCTTTTCGAGCACCGCGTTCTTGACGATTCCACTTACAAGCCTTCGAAAAAGCAGTTGAAGGCGGCACGCGAGGGCCGGGAAAAGAAGGTTTTTCCGGGGCTGAGCGCAGAGCGCGAACGCATGGTGGCTGAGGCTTACAAGGGCATGACGCTTTCGGAATTCGAAGCGTATGTCCGTGCGTTTATGCAAGAACCGCAGCCGGGCTTTACGGGACTCAAGCGTGGCGAGGCTTATTACAAGCCTATGGTCGAAGTGGTGAAATTCTTGACGGCGAACGGCTTCACGGTTTACGTGAGTAGCGGTACGGAACGCTATACGATGCGCCCAGTTGTTGTTGACGGTCTCGGCCTCCCGCCTAAACAAATTATCGGTTCCGATGTGGTCGTGGTGTCAAACAACCAAAAAGGTGCGGATGGCCTTGCGTACACATTCCAGAACGGCGACAATCTTGTACTTGCTGGGCAGAGCATTATCAAGAATTTGCAGACGAATAAAGTAACGACTCTCGCGAGCGAAATCGGTTACCGGCCGGTACTCGCCTTTGGCAACAGCGGTACGGATGCAAGCCTCTTGAATTATGCAATTTCCAACAACAAGTACAGGGCTATGGGATTCATGCTGCTTTGCGATGACTTGGATCGCGAATATGGCAACGAGGCGAAAGCCGAAAAAATGCGCGCTGCAAGCGAAAAGTACGGATGGATTCCCGTGTCCATGAAAAACGACTGGAAAACTATCTACGGGGACGGTGTCCAGAAGGCAAAATAA
- a CDS encoding M6 family metalloprotease domain-containing protein, which yields MKTKIAFGVLSSLLLLPTMLFADIVYQGKRVQEWPEEARPTFNNPSTDKPSFLLARTPVTQNKSHYAAPKGKIYSLTLLVDFSDQKAPVSVADVEEWLNKEGFNRDGCNGSVRDYYLDVSNGQLDLTNEVFGWYRAKHPKSWYESLQGYTGSDSLMKEVFAYFDSQVDYSRYDNDKDGTTEAINIVYAGPGQTWGQGLWPHSGWSNERRDGVRLTHHQMTDMPGKFSIYVFVHESGHMIFGWPDLYWYGDYCTMGNRANDLNPVAINDFYRADQGWIPFVDVTSNDVSLETTKPGEVCYRYKNPARPDNEGLVWSYVRNTGRNKVLRGSGLLMQHYDFSIGANSSADKLGLRIVHANAAGKSNDNVADQWPSPGSAANAFFSYSAYPEFSDDKYPAIRWYNGSKTGLKITDIGTPGETLSFCIGGNCPAQESSSSTGIASSSSSAPAVSSSSSSSSVTPPRSSSSSVQITVQKIALETTLPISDNYAPVTLDLNGSDVAKILDIKQNEIANKVKFYGVEPNGSLNSNTTGEGTGHWFDADGKIVAWDPNGSSIVYSNVDLSTMTTKIGHMPNKVKAGDSFTVRQAVVYESKQVTFEITVTIPQKTTRISNIRSSKRGKPGNMIFNALGKPVGKRTESGEMPDLPKGIYVEIAK from the coding sequence ATGAAAACAAAAATTGCATTTGGCGTTTTATCTAGCTTACTGTTACTCCCAACGATGCTTTTTGCAGACATCGTGTATCAGGGGAAACGCGTCCAGGAATGGCCCGAAGAGGCTCGACCGACATTCAACAACCCAAGCACAGACAAGCCAAGTTTTCTCTTGGCACGAACGCCTGTCACACAAAACAAGAGCCATTATGCAGCCCCAAAGGGCAAAATTTATAGTCTCACGCTCCTCGTCGATTTTTCAGACCAGAAGGCGCCCGTCTCGGTAGCCGACGTTGAAGAATGGCTGAACAAGGAAGGGTTCAACAGGGACGGCTGTAACGGATCCGTGCGCGACTACTATCTAGACGTTTCGAACGGGCAGCTCGACCTTACCAACGAAGTTTTCGGCTGGTACCGCGCAAAGCATCCCAAATCCTGGTATGAAAGCTTGCAAGGATATACGGGATCGGATTCGCTCATGAAAGAAGTATTCGCGTATTTCGATTCGCAGGTGGATTATTCGCGCTACGACAATGACAAGGACGGCACCACCGAAGCCATCAACATCGTCTACGCAGGCCCCGGACAAACATGGGGACAAGGCCTTTGGCCGCATTCCGGATGGTCCAACGAAAGGCGCGACGGAGTCCGGCTCACGCATCATCAAATGACGGACATGCCCGGCAAATTCTCCATTTACGTCTTTGTGCATGAATCGGGACACATGATTTTTGGCTGGCCAGACCTTTACTGGTACGGGGATTACTGCACCATGGGTAACCGCGCAAACGACTTAAATCCAGTCGCCATCAACGATTTTTACCGTGCGGACCAGGGCTGGATTCCATTCGTAGACGTAACCAGCAACGACGTGAGCCTTGAAACGACAAAGCCAGGCGAAGTCTGCTACCGCTACAAGAACCCCGCAAGGCCTGACAATGAAGGATTAGTTTGGTCTTACGTACGGAACACGGGCCGCAACAAAGTTCTTAGGGGAAGCGGCCTTTTGATGCAACATTACGATTTTTCAATTGGCGCTAATTCTTCTGCCGACAAGCTCGGACTCCGAATCGTACACGCAAACGCCGCAGGCAAGTCCAACGACAACGTCGCCGACCAATGGCCAAGTCCAGGCAGTGCAGCAAACGCATTCTTTAGTTACAGCGCCTACCCTGAATTTTCGGACGACAAGTACCCCGCCATCCGCTGGTACAACGGCTCCAAAACAGGACTCAAGATTACGGACATCGGGACGCCCGGAGAAACGCTATCATTCTGCATAGGCGGGAACTGCCCAGCACAAGAATCGTCAAGTTCAACAGGGATTGCGTCGAGTTCGTCAAGTGCGCCGGCTGTTTCAAGCTCGTCGAGTTCGTCTAGCGTGACGCCACCGAGAAGCTCGAGCAGCTCTGTCCAAATCACGGTTCAGAAAATCGCACTTGAAACAACACTCCCGATTAGCGACAATTACGCCCCCGTAACGCTTGACCTGAACGGCAGCGATGTCGCCAAGATTTTAGACATCAAGCAAAACGAAATTGCAAATAAAGTCAAGTTCTACGGTGTAGAGCCCAACGGAAGCCTCAACAGCAACACAACCGGCGAAGGTACCGGACACTGGTTTGACGCCGACGGCAAAATCGTTGCCTGGGATCCGAACGGGTCAAGCATCGTTTATTCTAACGTAGACCTTTCGACAATGACCACAAAAATCGGACACATGCCGAACAAAGTCAAGGCCGGAGATTCGTTCACCGTGCGACAAGCGGTCGTTTACGAAAGCAAGCAAGTCACTTTTGAAATCACGGTCACGATACCGCAAAAGACAACGAGGATTTCAAACATTCGCAGTTCAAAACGCGGCAAGCCCGGAAACATGATTTTCAATGCGCTCGGAAAACCCGTCGGTAAAAGAACAGAGTCGGGCGAGATGCCCGACCTGCCTAAAGGAATTTACGTGGAAATAGCGAAGTAA
- the pyrH gene encoding UMP kinase: MKFKRILLKLSGEALAGEKGHGIDNQILSDMASEIASIVKQGVQVALVIGGGNLVRGISASAGGMNRAQGDAMGMLGTVMNGLAMQDALDKQGIDSVVMSAIRMEPVCEFFDRRKALKLLSAGSVVIFSAGTGNPFFTTDSCAALRAIESECDVIMKATKVDGIYTADPVKDPTATRFDDISYKEVISRGLKVMDTAAVALCMENNMPIFVFKMEKGNLTRAAIEGDLGTLVHC, from the coding sequence ATGAAATTCAAACGCATTCTCCTCAAGCTCAGTGGCGAAGCCCTCGCAGGCGAAAAGGGCCACGGCATCGACAACCAGATTCTTTCTGACATGGCCTCCGAAATTGCATCCATCGTCAAGCAGGGCGTTCAAGTAGCTCTCGTGATTGGCGGCGGCAACCTCGTTCGCGGTATTTCCGCTTCTGCAGGAGGCATGAACCGCGCCCAGGGCGATGCCATGGGCATGCTCGGCACCGTGATGAACGGCCTCGCCATGCAAGATGCTTTGGACAAGCAGGGTATTGACTCCGTCGTGATGTCCGCCATCCGCATGGAACCGGTTTGCGAATTCTTCGACCGCCGCAAGGCTCTCAAGCTCTTGTCCGCTGGCTCCGTGGTCATCTTCTCTGCCGGTACGGGTAACCCGTTCTTTACCACAGACAGCTGCGCCGCTCTTCGCGCTATCGAAAGCGAATGCGATGTCATCATGAAGGCCACCAAGGTCGACGGCATCTACACGGCCGACCCGGTCAAGGATCCGACGGCCACTCGCTTCGACGACATCAGCTACAAGGAAGTCATTTCCCGCGGCCTCAAGGTGATGGACACCGCAGCCGTTGCTCTCTGCATGGAAAACAACATGCCCATCTTTGTGTTCAAGATGGAAAAGGGCAACCTCACGCGCGCCGCTATCGAAGGCGACCTCGGCACTCTCGTGCATTGCTAA
- a CDS encoding MalY/PatB family protein — protein MEIFDQVIDRNGRNFVKNNEDFLRNVFKNDPDVENVVKDVIPLWVADMDFKSPPAVIEAIKDYADYGIFGYPRSGPKARRAAIEWYKRRHNWVIEDDSLLAAPTVMFSVAMAIRALSREGESVIIFQPVYPPFAGVVLANKRNLVVSELGLQDGRYEIDFEDFEKKVVENHVKVLLFCSPHNPVGRVWTINELKRLASIVERYGVKVISDEIHCDFVFDGHEHIPFAKVSEYVKQNSITCIAPTKTFNLAGIQGSFCVAANRSLKVAILEPWEATGLHTPSGTAFAAMEAAYRYGSEWFDSLREYIYDNVKLVEEALKETKIKVIPSESTYLLWLDCRKMDVPPNTLLLKYFLKEAHVWLNEGLTFGEGGRGFVRMNVASPRSVLKEALRRITSLNAVK, from the coding sequence ATGGAAATATTTGACCAGGTTATCGACAGAAACGGGCGCAATTTTGTTAAGAACAATGAGGACTTTTTAAGGAACGTGTTCAAAAACGACCCGGATGTGGAAAACGTTGTTAAGGACGTAATTCCATTGTGGGTGGCGGACATGGATTTTAAAAGTCCTCCCGCGGTGATTGAGGCTATCAAGGACTACGCCGATTACGGTATCTTTGGTTACCCGAGGTCTGGCCCGAAGGCCCGCAGAGCCGCTATCGAATGGTATAAACGGCGCCACAACTGGGTGATTGAAGACGATAGCCTCCTTGCCGCTCCGACGGTGATGTTTTCTGTGGCGATGGCGATTCGCGCTCTTTCAAGGGAAGGCGAGAGCGTTATTATTTTCCAACCGGTTTATCCGCCTTTTGCCGGAGTTGTTCTTGCGAATAAACGTAACCTGGTGGTATCGGAACTGGGATTGCAAGACGGCCGCTACGAAATAGACTTTGAAGATTTTGAAAAGAAAGTTGTCGAAAATCATGTGAAAGTCTTGCTGTTCTGCTCTCCGCATAATCCTGTGGGTCGCGTGTGGACCATCAATGAACTGAAGCGGCTTGCTTCGATTGTGGAACGCTACGGGGTGAAGGTCATCAGCGATGAAATCCATTGCGACTTTGTCTTTGATGGGCATGAGCATATTCCTTTTGCTAAGGTGTCTGAATATGTGAAGCAGAATTCTATCACGTGTATTGCACCGACCAAGACTTTTAATTTGGCTGGAATCCAGGGCTCGTTTTGCGTAGCTGCGAACAGAAGTCTGAAGGTCGCTATTTTGGAACCTTGGGAAGCGACGGGCTTGCATACTCCAAGCGGAACCGCATTTGCCGCCATGGAGGCTGCTTACCGTTATGGCAGTGAATGGTTTGATTCCTTGCGAGAATATATTTATGATAACGTAAAGCTTGTGGAAGAAGCTCTCAAGGAAACGAAAATAAAGGTGATTCCTTCTGAAAGTACATACTTGCTTTGGCTGGATTGTCGCAAAATGGATGTGCCTCCCAATACGCTTTTGCTTAAGTATTTCTTGAAGGAGGCCCATGTGTGGCTGAACGAGGGATTGACTTTTGGCGAAGGGGGAAGGGGCTTTGTGCGCATGAACGTTGCAAGTCCAAGGAGCGTCCTAAAAGAAGCTTTGCGCCGCATAACATCACTGAACGCGGTCAAATAA
- the nifH gene encoding nitrogenase iron protein, protein MSKKLRQIAIYGKGGIGKSTTTQNLTAGLVEQGKHVLVVGCDPKADSTRLLLGGLHQKTVLDTIRDNKTEIQLADLEKVGFKGVRCVESGGPEPGVGCAGRGIITSISMLEQLGAYTEDLDYVFYDVLGDVVCGGFAMPIREGKAKEIYIVASGEMMALYAANNICKGIAKYAERGEVRLGGIICNSRNVDNELDLLRAFTKELNTQLIQFVPRNNVVQQAEIRKKTVIEFEPKCSQANVYRELAKNIDENELLTIPTPMTQDRLEQILIDYGMMEKDYSI, encoded by the coding sequence ATGTCAAAGAAGTTACGTCAAATCGCTATTTACGGCAAGGGCGGCATCGGCAAATCCACCACGACCCAGAACTTGACCGCCGGGCTTGTCGAACAAGGTAAGCACGTTCTCGTTGTCGGTTGCGACCCCAAGGCAGACTCTACACGTCTTTTGCTTGGCGGCCTTCACCAGAAAACGGTTCTCGACACTATACGCGACAACAAAACCGAAATCCAACTTGCGGACCTCGAAAAGGTCGGTTTCAAAGGCGTACGCTGTGTAGAATCCGGCGGCCCGGAACCAGGCGTAGGCTGTGCAGGCCGCGGCATCATCACTTCCATCAGCATGCTCGAGCAGCTCGGCGCTTACACCGAAGATCTCGATTATGTGTTCTACGATGTGCTTGGTGACGTGGTGTGCGGCGGTTTCGCCATGCCGATTCGCGAAGGCAAGGCCAAGGAAATCTACATTGTCGCATCTGGCGAAATGATGGCCCTCTACGCAGCAAACAACATTTGCAAGGGTATTGCAAAGTATGCCGAACGCGGCGAAGTCCGCTTGGGCGGCATCATCTGCAACAGCCGTAATGTTGACAACGAACTTGACCTGCTCCGTGCATTCACCAAGGAACTCAACACACAGCTTATCCAGTTTGTGCCGCGCAACAACGTCGTGCAGCAAGCCGAAATCCGCAAGAAAACCGTGATTGAATTCGAGCCCAAATGTTCTCAGGCAAACGTCTACCGCGAACTCGCAAAGAACATTGATGAAAACGAACTTCTCACCATCCCGACACCGATGACTCAGGACCGTTTGGAACAAATTCTCATCGACTACGGCATGATGGAAAAAGACTATTCTATCTAA
- a CDS encoding radical SAM protein, with protein sequence MTEKKFETMQREHPCFGGCKNNKGRIHLPVAPGCNIECRFCDRRINEDAQIPGNTSKVIKPEEACGYIRKALEFVPELTVVGIAGPGDTLATPFALDTFRLVKKEFPDLIRCMSTNGLLLNDKADEVIEVGIDTLTVTVNAVDPEIEAMINAKIAYKGKIYRGIEAAEILIHNQLEGIRKVSRAGVMVKVNTVLCPGINDHHIEDVAATVKDAGAIIYNIIPLIPQNGFKDLPAPTPRLLAKAQEEAGVFINVFKHCSHCRADAVGVPGVYDVGAQIYMDRIRVKETFSHG encoded by the coding sequence ATGACAGAAAAAAAATTTGAAACGATGCAGCGCGAGCATCCGTGCTTTGGTGGCTGCAAAAATAATAAAGGCCGTATTCATTTGCCTGTTGCACCAGGCTGTAATATTGAATGTCGCTTTTGCGACAGACGTATAAATGAAGACGCCCAGATTCCTGGCAATACGAGCAAGGTAATTAAGCCTGAAGAAGCTTGTGGCTATATTCGCAAGGCGTTAGAGTTTGTTCCAGAACTGACTGTTGTCGGTATTGCGGGGCCGGGCGATACGCTTGCGACGCCGTTTGCTTTAGACACGTTCCGTCTCGTTAAAAAGGAATTCCCGGATTTAATCCGTTGCATGAGCACTAATGGACTTTTGCTGAATGACAAGGCGGACGAAGTCATTGAAGTGGGAATTGATACTTTGACGGTTACGGTGAATGCCGTGGACCCTGAAATAGAAGCGATGATAAATGCAAAAATCGCATATAAGGGAAAGATTTATCGCGGTATCGAAGCGGCGGAAATTTTGATCCATAACCAGTTAGAAGGCATCCGCAAGGTCTCTCGTGCCGGTGTTATGGTCAAGGTGAATACGGTACTTTGCCCAGGAATTAACGACCACCACATAGAGGATGTCGCAGCAACTGTCAAGGATGCTGGGGCTATTATATACAATATTATTCCGCTAATCCCGCAGAACGGTTTCAAGGATTTGCCAGCCCCGACGCCAAGGCTCTTGGCAAAAGCCCAGGAAGAAGCTGGTGTGTTCATTAACGTGTTTAAGCATTGTTCCCACTGCCGTGCTGATGCTGTGGGTGTGCCGGGCGTTTATGATGTGGGTGCCCAAATCTACATGGACCGCATCCGTGTAAAGGAGACCTTTTCGCATGGCTAA
- a CDS encoding NifB/NifX family molybdenum-iron cluster-binding protein produces MAKYKVAIATNDGLYVNVHFGHAAAFDLYEVDEDSGKYEYIGIRQKPEHCDGTCGHREIENSSMLSAAKNLEDVDYVLCEQIGPHAIQALARFDIRAFDVSLPIAEAIEKINTYRVKIKNKQSLRKG; encoded by the coding sequence ATGGCTAAGTATAAAGTTGCAATAGCTACAAATGACGGTCTCTATGTGAATGTGCACTTTGGCCATGCCGCCGCCTTCGATTTGTACGAGGTAGACGAAGATTCCGGTAAATATGAATATATCGGGATTAGGCAAAAGCCAGAACATTGCGATGGCACTTGCGGACACCGTGAAATTGAAAATTCGTCGATGCTTTCGGCTGCGAAGAATTTGGAAGATGTTGATTACGTGCTGTGCGAACAGATTGGGCCCCATGCGATTCAGGCTCTTGCCCGCTTCGATATTCGCGCCTTCGATGTCTCGCTCCCGATTGCCGAGGCTATCGAAAAAATCAACACGTACCGCGTCAAGATTAAAAACAAGCAATCTCTTAGAAAAGGATAA
- a CDS encoding nitrogenase component 1, giving the protein MPFNFKNSNVAVRENRLGSITGFKGDLETLVHRSQCGSLKNRERCFSQSSSCLSGCALSQLQGIRNVAIIYHAPAGCTAMASGTDSLYRQIADKINETTKSVYICTDLNEKDTVFGAIESLREAIFHAWDEYRPEAIFVSSSCVSGVIGEDIDGLVEEIKDDFPVPIISVHCEGFKSRIWASGFDIADHAVMQGIVKPPKEKRNTIIFKNFFETERPFITELFRRFGYETQFLYVNSTVEQLSHLSEAAATVCICGTLGTYLGNALEETYGVPYIRTVNPNGIIGFETWLREIGKTIGKSEEVEKYIAEQRAIYLPQIEEIKKELKGLRCVIGMGPGYTYEVARVLIELGMEVVYGLAWHYDYKYDNGDVPPALEYLKENAPKDLQLSVADQQNYEVLNILNRYKPDLYFSRHPGTTVWAIKQGYAAVFVADEYMIFGYEKTLRFAKTVLDTVKNRSFEKNLAARIKLPYTQWWYDQPVDKLIKQEGER; this is encoded by the coding sequence ATGCCATTTAACTTTAAAAACAGTAACGTAGCCGTGCGTGAAAATCGCCTCGGATCCATTACGGGGTTCAAGGGCGATTTGGAAACGCTCGTTCATCGTTCCCAGTGCGGCTCCTTGAAGAACCGCGAGCGTTGTTTCAGCCAGTCCAGTTCCTGTCTCTCTGGCTGTGCCCTTTCGCAACTGCAGGGGATAAGGAACGTTGCCATCATTTACCATGCTCCAGCGGGTTGCACGGCGATGGCGTCGGGCACGGATTCCCTTTATCGTCAGATAGCAGACAAGATAAATGAAACGACGAAGTCTGTGTACATCTGCACGGACCTTAACGAAAAAGATACGGTTTTCGGTGCAATCGAATCCCTGCGTGAAGCTATTTTCCACGCTTGGGATGAATACCGCCCGGAAGCAATTTTTGTCTCGTCCTCTTGCGTGTCAGGCGTGATTGGTGAGGATATCGATGGTCTCGTTGAAGAAATCAAGGACGATTTTCCAGTTCCGATTATTTCTGTCCATTGCGAAGGCTTCAAGAGCCGTATTTGGGCGAGTGGTTTTGATATTGCCGACCATGCAGTGATGCAGGGCATCGTGAAGCCGCCTAAAGAAAAACGTAATACGATTATCTTCAAGAACTTCTTTGAAACGGAACGTCCGTTCATTACGGAACTTTTTCGCCGCTTTGGCTACGAGACGCAGTTCCTTTATGTGAACTCCACTGTAGAACAACTGAGCCATTTGAGCGAGGCTGCTGCAACGGTTTGCATTTGCGGAACGCTTGGCACCTATTTGGGCAATGCTCTCGAAGAAACTTACGGTGTTCCTTACATCCGTACGGTGAACCCCAATGGTATCATTGGCTTTGAAACGTGGCTCCGTGAAATTGGCAAGACGATTGGCAAATCCGAGGAGGTAGAAAAGTACATCGCGGAACAGCGTGCTATTTACCTCCCGCAGATTGAAGAAATCAAGAAGGAACTCAAGGGCCTCCGCTGCGTGATTGGTATGGGCCCGGGCTACACGTACGAAGTTGCCCGCGTGCTGATTGAGCTTGGCATGGAAGTGGTTTACGGCCTTGCCTGGCATTACGACTACAAGTACGATAATGGTGATGTCCCGCCGGCTCTCGAATACCTCAAGGAAAATGCCCCGAAGGATTTGCAGCTCTCTGTGGCAGACCAGCAGAACTACGAAGTTTTGAATATTTTGAACCGCTATAAGCCGGATTTGTATTTCAGCCGCCACCCGGGTACGACCGTGTGGGCGATTAAGCAGGGCTATGCCGCCGTATTCGTTGCTGACGAATACATGATTTTCGGTTACGAAAAGACCTTGCGTTTTGCAAAGACCGTGCTTGACACCGTGAAGAACCGCAGCTTTGAAAAGAACCTTGCTGCACGTATTAAGCTGCCCTATACCCAGTGGTGGTATGACCAGCCTGTTGACAAACTTATCAAACAAGAAGGGGAACGCTAA
- a CDS encoding nitrogenase component 1: protein MAKILDQPRYKCALAAMQTVQAIPGAIPVLHSGPGCAAKLNDNKGTSGRFSPNIYPCTSISEKEVVFGGAEKLRSTIKNALRVIDADLFVVLSGCTGEIIGDDIQSVAEDFLDEEKPVVWTKTPGFKGNNYLGHDWILTSILDQYIKGPVPAQKTKGLVNLFAGVPQQDPYWLGNLRALERLLVEIGLTPNTIFGFGRSIKNLDKIPEAEFTILVSPWAGIESAKFIEKKFNVPLLHYKTLPIGATETSKFLRAVADFAKLDKEKVEDVIRHHEAEFFYYVERFADTILETRVLGKHFTVAGDSQYTDAVIKFLVNDMGMFPEKSFITDDAPEKYREEILKEINDLNYGIKADVEFTTDGFQIHEKIRKIDFDGPALIFGSNWEKKLAIELDGLFVNVSYPMNEKMVMNSFVAGYEGGLHVLEEVYSVALSKLNL from the coding sequence ATGGCAAAAATTCTCGATCAACCTCGTTACAAGTGTGCTCTCGCCGCTATGCAGACGGTGCAGGCCATTCCGGGTGCCATTCCCGTTCTCCATTCCGGTCCGGGTTGTGCCGCAAAGCTCAATGACAACAAGGGGACTAGCGGTCGCTTTAGCCCGAACATTTATCCGTGCACTAGCATTAGCGAAAAGGAAGTGGTGTTCGGCGGTGCCGAAAAACTCCGTTCTACCATCAAGAATGCGTTGCGCGTGATTGATGCCGATTTGTTCGTTGTGCTTTCCGGTTGCACGGGCGAAATTATTGGTGATGATATCCAGTCTGTTGCCGAAGATTTCCTTGATGAAGAAAAACCGGTTGTCTGGACAAAGACTCCTGGCTTCAAGGGTAATAACTACTTGGGCCACGATTGGATTTTGACAAGCATTCTCGACCAGTACATCAAGGGACCTGTTCCTGCCCAAAAGACAAAAGGGCTTGTGAACTTGTTTGCTGGCGTGCCGCAACAGGATCCGTATTGGCTTGGTAACCTTCGCGCTTTGGAACGTCTCCTTGTTGAGATTGGCCTTACCCCAAATACTATTTTTGGATTTGGTCGTAGCATCAAGAACCTGGATAAGATTCCGGAAGCGGAATTCACGATTCTCGTGTCGCCGTGGGCTGGCATTGAAAGCGCCAAGTTTATCGAAAAAAAGTTCAACGTTCCTCTGCTCCATTATAAGACACTCCCTATCGGGGCGACCGAAACGAGCAAGTTCCTGCGCGCAGTTGCTGATTTTGCAAAGCTCGACAAGGAAAAGGTTGAAGATGTTATCCGTCATCACGAAGCGGAATTCTTCTACTACGTGGAACGCTTTGCAGATACTATCCTTGAAACACGCGTGCTTGGCAAGCACTTTACCGTGGCAGGCGATAGCCAGTACACCGATGCTGTCATCAAGTTCCTCGTGAATGACATGGGAATGTTCCCGGAAAAGTCTTTCATCACTGATGATGCTCCGGAAAAGTACCGCGAAGAAATCCTGAAGGAAATCAATGACTTGAATTATGGAATCAAGGCTGATGTGGAATTTACCACGGACGGCTTCCAGATTCACGAAAAGATCCGCAAGATTGACTTTGACGGGCCGGCGCTTATTTTCGGATCGAACTGGGAAAAGAAACTCGCCATTGAACTGGACGGTCTTTTTGTGAACGTGTCTTACCCGATGAACGAAAAGATGGTCATGAATAGCTTTGTTGCTGGTTACGAAGGCGGCCTCCATGTGTTGGAGGAAGTCTACTCTGTAGCCCTCTCCAAGCTTAACCTCTAA
- a CDS encoding GNAT family N-acetyltransferase has product MITYKMDTENVDWQEVHDILHEAGLSDFSPEEQKVIFTHSTITVFAMDGAKIVGVARALSDTLSQGAIFNVAVRPAYQGLGVGTNMISRVLEKLKGQNVIIYTSPAGVSFYERFGFRRCKTSMCLFAGAPEHLQMLENGGFMLPEGFRFDGEPSRKV; this is encoded by the coding sequence ATGATTACGTATAAAATGGATACTGAAAATGTGGATTGGCAGGAAGTTCATGATATCTTACATGAGGCTGGACTTTCGGACTTTTCGCCAGAAGAGCAAAAGGTAATTTTCACCCACAGCACCATAACCGTATTTGCCATGGATGGCGCAAAAATTGTGGGCGTTGCCAGGGCGCTTTCGGATACGCTCAGCCAGGGGGCTATTTTCAATGTCGCCGTTCGCCCGGCGTATCAGGGGCTTGGTGTCGGCACGAACATGATATCCCGTGTTCTTGAAAAACTGAAAGGGCAGAATGTGATTATTTACACGAGCCCTGCGGGGGTGTCGTTCTATGAAAGGTTTGGCTTCAGGCGCTGCAAAACGTCGATGTGCCTGTTTGCCGGCGCTCCGGAACACTTGCAAATGCTGGAAAATGGCGGTTTTATGCTTCCGGAAGGATTCCGTTTTGATGGAGAACCCAGTCGGAAAGTGTGA